The following proteins are encoded in a genomic region of Gouania willdenowi chromosome 6, fGouWil2.1, whole genome shotgun sequence:
- the LOC114465566 gene encoding beta-1,3-galactosyl-O-glycosyl-glycoprotein beta-1,6-N-acetylglucosaminyltransferase 3-like: MSFMWLRRGWLPLRTIFLLLMGMVLFCILRNTCFYKQLLSELKIPEEFTLDIPGCSAILSGDVEGRKDAVHALLAKRRKQKLLSEDFYLNAAQDCQSYTGQRGFIMETLSEEEKHFPIAYSMVIHEKIEMFERLLRAVYAPQNIYCVHVDQKSPAEFQDAVKAIVSCFPNVFVASKLERVVYASWSRVQADLNCMKDLLASHVQWRYLLNTCGTDFPIKTNIEMVRVLKSLNGGNSLESEETSEEKKKRWQYHFNITDQVIQTNVKKSPPPISSPMFSGNAYFVVSRAFVQHVLMDRELQEFLEWEKDTYSPDEHLWATLQRMPSVPGSDPYHNKFDRSDMQALARAVKWSYTAGDMKKGAPYYPCTGIYRRSVCVYGTGDLRWLLTQQHFLANKFDPEIDDVTIRCLESVLRFKALGIDHLSIQ, translated from the coding sequence ATGTCCTTTATGTGGCTCAGGAGGGGATGGCTGCCATTGAGGACAATCTTTCTCCTTCTTATGGGGATGGTCCTTTTCTGTATTCTCAGGAACACATGCTTTTACAAGCAGTTATTGTCTGAGCTGAAAATACCAGAGGAGTTCACACTTGACATCCCAGGCTGTTCAGCTATCCTAAGTGGAGACGTAGAGGGAAGGAAAGATGCCGTTCATGCGTTGTTGGCTAAGAGGAGAAAGCAGAAACTTCTGTCTGAGGACTTCTACCTGAACGCTGCACAGGACTGTCAGTCGTACACTGGACAGAGAGGATTCATCATGGAGACGCTCAGTGAAGAGGAGAAACACTTTCCCATCGCTTACTCTATGGTGATTCACGAGAAGATTGAGATGTTTGAGCGTCTCCTGCGAGCGGTTTACGCCCCTCAGAACATCTACTGTGTCCACGTGGATCAGAAATCCCCTGCAGAGTTTCAGGATGCTGTGAAAGCAATCGTCTCCTGCTTTCCCAACGTGTTTGTAGCCTCCAAGTTGGAGAGGGTGGTGTACGCCTCATGGTCTCGTGTACAGGCAGATCTGAACTGCATGAAAGATCTGCTCGCCTCTCATGTCCAGTGGAGGTACCTGCTGAACACCTGTGGCACCGACTTTCCCATTAAAACCAACATAGAAATGGTGAGGGTGCTGAAAAGCCTTAACGGGGGAAACAGCTTGGAGTCTGAAGAAACCAGTGAGGAGAAGAAAAAGCGTTGGCAGTATCACTTTAACATCACTGATCAGGTGATTCAGACCAACGTGAAGAAGAGCCCTCCACCCATCAGTAGTCCCATGTTCTCTGGAAACGCCTACTTTGTGGTCTCTAGAGCCTTTGTGCAGCATGTGCTGATGGACAGAGAGCTTCAGGAGTTTTTGGAGTGGGAGAAGGACACATACAGCCCTGATGAGCACCTGTGGGCCACTCTACAGAGGATGCCCTCTGTGCCTGGATCAGACCCCTACCACAATAAGTTTGATAGGTCAGACATGCAGGCTCTGGCTCGAGCAGTGAAGTGGAGCTACACAGCAGGAGACATGAAGAAAGGAGCCCCGTACTACCCGTGCACTGGTATCTACAGacggtcagtgtgtgtgtatggaacTGGTGATCTGCGGTGGCTACTCACACAACAACATTTCCTGGCCAATAAGTTTGATCCTGAGATTGACGATGTGACCATCAGATGTTTAGAGTCGGTTCTACGCTTCAAAGCTTTAGGTATCGACCATTTATCAATACAGTAA